A DNA window from Parabacteroides johnsonii DSM 18315 contains the following coding sequences:
- a CDS encoding superoxide dismutase → MLTLCLSLLLLITNNSNNSQITDKKEKVMKFELIQLPYAANALEPVISKETIEFHHGKHLQTYVNNLNNLIQGTKFENATLEQIVAESDGAIFNNAGQTLNHNLYFTQFSPYGGGRPTGALAKAIDATWGSFENFQKEFVAAGTGLFGSGWVWLAKDKDGKLSITKEANGSNPVAHGLKPILGFDVWEHAYYLDYRNRRPDHLNALWKIIDWDTVGKRY, encoded by the coding sequence ATGCTTACATTATGTCTCAGTTTATTATTGTTGATAACAAATAATAGTAATAATAGTCAAATAACAGATAAAAAAGAAAAAGTTATGAAATTTGAATTAATCCAGTTACCCTATGCAGCCAACGCGCTGGAACCGGTTATAAGTAAAGAAACGATTGAGTTCCATCATGGCAAACATTTACAGACTTATGTAAATAACCTGAACAACCTCATTCAGGGAACCAAGTTCGAAAACGCTACTTTAGAACAGATCGTGGCAGAATCCGACGGTGCTATCTTTAACAATGCCGGACAGACGCTTAATCATAATTTGTACTTCACCCAGTTCTCCCCCTATGGTGGTGGCAGACCGACCGGCGCCCTCGCCAAAGCGATCGACGCGACTTGGGGATCGTTCGAGAACTTCCAGAAGGAATTCGTAGCTGCCGGAACCGGTCTATTCGGCTCAGGATGGGTATGGCTGGCTAAAGATAAAGACGGAAAACTCTCAATTACCAAAGAAGCTAACGGTAGTAACCCGGTTGCTCACGGATTGAAACCGATCCTGGGATTCGACGTGTGGGAACATGCCTACTATTTGGATTACCGGAACCGCCGTCCCGATCATTTGAACGCCTTATGGAAGATCATCGATTGGGATACCGTTGGCAAAAGATATTAA
- the trxA gene encoding thioredoxin, with the protein MINKQEYKPQLIRRINMKVQELTKAEFLKKVANYEASPNKWVYEGDKPCIVDFYATWCGPCKMVAPILEELAEEYAGKIDIYKVDTEKEEGLAASFGIRSIPSLLFCPMDGQPQMAKGAMGKADFKKAINEVLLKKE; encoded by the coding sequence ATAATCAATAAACAAGAATATAAACCTCAATTAATAAGGAGAATAAACATGAAAGTACAAGAATTGACAAAAGCGGAATTTTTGAAAAAAGTAGCAAACTACGAAGCCAGCCCCAACAAGTGGGTGTACGAAGGAGACAAACCTTGTATCGTGGATTTTTATGCCACTTGGTGCGGACCTTGTAAGATGGTCGCTCCTATCTTAGAAGAATTAGCAGAAGAATATGCCGGAAAAATCGACATCTATAAGGTAGATACGGAAAAAGAAGAGGGATTAGCCGCCTCTTTCGGTATCAGAAGCATTCCCTCCCTCCTTTTCTGCCCGATGGACGGGCAACCGCAGATGGCAAAAGGTGCAATGGGAAAGGCTGATTTCAAAAAAGCTATAAATGAGGTACTTTTGAAGAAAGAATAA